One window of the Niallia circulans genome contains the following:
- a CDS encoding CBS domain-containing protein, giving the protein MKLSERQEKIIKIVKEYQPVSGEKVSDLLDVSRATLRSDLSFLTLVGILQATPKIGYTYSGSDLEKFFFFKTFNTKVNEIMMPPLMVNQDTSIRDAITTLFMYDVGSLYVTGEEKLLLGVLSRKDLLRASLNTNIDQTPVAVCMTRVPHIKVCKKDMDILEAASILQDFEVDSLPVVDDENERKVIGKITKTRILNFIIQQARKAELNE; this is encoded by the coding sequence ATGAAACTAAGTGAAAGACAAGAAAAAATTATTAAAATAGTCAAAGAATATCAACCTGTAAGTGGAGAAAAGGTGTCTGATTTGTTGGATGTATCAAGAGCCACCCTGCGATCAGATTTATCTTTTTTAACGCTTGTTGGAATCTTACAAGCTACCCCCAAAATTGGGTACACCTATTCGGGATCAGATTTAGAGAAATTTTTCTTTTTTAAAACTTTCAATACAAAAGTAAATGAGATAATGATGCCGCCGTTAATGGTTAATCAAGATACTTCCATTCGAGATGCTATAACAACTTTATTTATGTATGATGTAGGTTCATTATATGTCACTGGAGAAGAAAAGCTTCTATTAGGGGTTTTATCAAGAAAGGACCTATTAAGAGCCTCATTAAATACGAATATAGATCAGACACCTGTAGCGGTCTGTATGACTCGCGTACCTCATATTAAAGTCTGTAAAAAAGACATGGACATCTTAGAAGCGGCAAGTATTCTTCAAGATTTTGAGGTGGACTCATTACCTGTTGTGGATGATGAAAATGAAAGAAAAGTGATTGGAAAAATCACTAAAACCAGAATATTAAATTTCATTATTCAACAGGCAAGAAAGGCAGAATTAAATGAATAG
- the ptsG gene encoding glucose-specific PTS transporter subunit IIBC: MFKKIFGVLQKVGKALMLPVAILPAAGILLAFGNALQNPTLVDIAPFLNNSGVEMVASVMEDAGNIIFGNLSLLFAVGVAVGLAGGEGVAGLAAIIGFLIMNVTMGTVLGIDAKDLKGSTEYAAVLGIPTLQTGVFGGIIVGIVAASMYNRFFEIELPSYLGFFAGKRFVPIATAASAVILGLIMIIIWPPIQHGLNVFSENMLGANLTLSAFIFGLIERSLIPFGLHHIFYSPFWFEFGSYTTKAGTIVKGDQAIFMSQIKDGVQNLTAGTFMVGKFPFMMFGLPAAALAIYHEARPEKKAIVGGLMGSAALTSFLTGITEPLEFSFLFVAPILFGIHAVFAGLSFMTMHLLNVKVGMTFSGGLIDYVLFGLINPQTNAWIIIPVGLVFAVIYYFGFRFAIRKFNLKTPGREDETEESDSSSTGATSDLPYDVLEAMGGQNNIAHLDACITRLRVSVNDIKSVDKDRLKKLGAAGVLEVGNNIQAIFGPRSETIKGQMRDIMSGKRPRPAAQPSMDKEVQEQIEEVNPSAMQSNITSEDSFVAPIKGELVPITDVPDAVFAGKMMGDGFAIIPSEGTVVSPVDGKIVNLFPTKHALGILADNGREILIHFGIDTVKLKGEGFETLVTENDQVKQGQPLLKVNLDYIKENATATITPVVFTNLAEGEAVQINKRGNVELKEEGVITITK; the protein is encoded by the coding sequence ATGTTTAAAAAGATTTTTGGTGTTTTACAGAAAGTCGGTAAAGCACTTATGCTCCCAGTAGCTATTCTTCCGGCTGCCGGTATCTTGCTTGCCTTTGGTAATGCACTGCAAAACCCAACACTTGTAGATATTGCGCCGTTTTTAAATAATAGTGGGGTAGAGATGGTTGCATCTGTAATGGAGGATGCAGGGAACATTATATTTGGTAACCTTTCCTTACTATTTGCTGTCGGAGTTGCCGTTGGTCTAGCTGGCGGTGAAGGGGTTGCTGGTTTAGCGGCTATTATTGGATTCCTTATTATGAATGTTACAATGGGTACTGTTCTAGGCATTGATGCGAAGGACTTAAAAGGCAGTACAGAATATGCAGCTGTTTTAGGGATACCTACTCTTCAAACTGGTGTGTTTGGTGGCATTATTGTTGGTATTGTTGCTGCCTCGATGTATAATCGTTTCTTTGAAATTGAGTTACCATCCTATTTAGGATTCTTTGCTGGAAAACGATTTGTTCCAATTGCGACAGCTGCAAGTGCTGTTATTTTAGGCTTGATCATGATTATTATTTGGCCGCCAATACAACATGGATTAAATGTTTTCTCTGAGAACATGTTGGGTGCTAATTTAACTTTATCAGCATTTATTTTTGGTTTAATTGAAAGATCATTAATTCCATTTGGTTTACACCATATCTTCTATTCTCCTTTCTGGTTCGAATTTGGTAGTTATACTACGAAAGCAGGAACAATTGTAAAAGGTGACCAAGCTATCTTTATGAGCCAAATTAAAGATGGAGTTCAAAATTTAACGGCAGGTACATTTATGGTTGGTAAATTCCCATTTATGATGTTCGGGTTACCTGCAGCAGCTCTTGCAATTTATCATGAAGCACGTCCAGAGAAAAAGGCAATTGTTGGTGGATTAATGGGATCTGCAGCATTAACTTCTTTCTTAACTGGTATTACAGAACCACTGGAATTCTCATTCTTGTTTGTAGCTCCAATATTGTTTGGGATTCATGCTGTTTTTGCAGGTTTATCCTTTATGACAATGCATTTATTAAATGTAAAAGTAGGAATGACATTCTCTGGTGGTTTAATCGATTATGTGTTATTCGGTTTAATTAATCCGCAAACAAATGCATGGATTATTATTCCAGTAGGTTTAGTGTTCGCGGTTATTTATTATTTTGGTTTCCGTTTTGCGATTCGTAAGTTCAATCTTAAAACACCTGGTAGAGAAGACGAGACAGAAGAAAGTGACAGTAGTTCAACAGGAGCAACTAGCGATCTTCCGTACGATGTGTTAGAAGCAATGGGTGGACAAAACAATATTGCCCATTTAGATGCGTGTATCACTCGTCTTCGTGTATCTGTTAATGATATTAAGTCTGTTGATAAAGATCGTTTGAAAAAACTCGGTGCTGCTGGAGTGCTTGAAGTAGGGAATAATATTCAAGCTATCTTTGGTCCTCGTTCAGAAACGATTAAAGGCCAGATGAGAGATATTATGAGTGGGAAAAGACCACGTCCTGCTGCACAACCATCTATGGATAAAGAAGTACAAGAGCAAATTGAAGAGGTAAATCCAAGTGCCATGCAAAGCAATATAACAAGTGAAGATTCATTTGTTGCTCCTATTAAAGGAGAATTGGTTCCTATTACAGATGTACCAGATGCAGTATTTGCAGGCAAAATGATGGGAGATGGTTTTGCGATTATTCCTTCTGAAGGAACAGTTGTTTCTCCAGTTGACGGAAAAATCGTTAACTTATTCCCAACGAAACATGCTCTTGGAATTTTGGCTGACAACGGTCGTGAAATTTTAATTCACTTTGGTATTGATACAGTTAAATTGAAAGGGGAAGGTTTTGAAACACTTGTGACTGAAAATGATCAAGTGAAACAAGGACAGCCTCTATTGAAAGTAAACCTTGACTACATTAAGGAAAATGCAACAGCAACAATTACTCCTGTTGTGTTTACGAACTTAGCTGAGGGTGAAGCTGTACAAATTAATAAACGTGGTAATGTAGAACTTAAAGAGGAAGGCGTAATAACTATTACTAAGTAA
- a CDS encoding pyruvate, water dikinase regulatory protein: MKNEIIVYTISDSIGETSQKLLAAVTAQFPDLVFNNSYRFSFVNKEEELVDILNDALKDDAVVVSTLVDNHLANVAKDFSKRTKLHYLDLMNPFFEIIKSKTGYTPIEEPGIVHKLDTEYFNKIAAIEFAVKYDDGKNPQGFLQSDAVILGVSRTSKTPLSMYLANKGYKVSNLPLIPEVPLPTILEKLEGQKIIGLICNPEKLSRIRSNRLDSLGLSHSSSYTNLERIYEELEYSKQVFKKHNAYVIDVTDKSIEETAYLVEKHLKEVSIHR, translated from the coding sequence ATGAAAAATGAAATCATTGTATATACCATTTCCGATTCAATAGGGGAAACTTCACAAAAATTATTAGCAGCTGTAACTGCTCAATTTCCAGATTTGGTATTCAACAACAGCTACCGTTTTTCTTTTGTTAACAAAGAAGAAGAGTTAGTTGATATATTAAATGACGCGTTAAAAGATGATGCAGTAGTAGTTAGCACATTAGTTGATAACCATTTAGCTAATGTTGCTAAAGACTTCAGTAAGCGAACAAAGTTACATTACTTGGATTTAATGAATCCCTTTTTTGAGATTATTAAATCTAAAACAGGTTATACCCCCATAGAAGAACCTGGTATTGTACATAAGTTAGATACAGAATATTTTAATAAAATAGCAGCAATCGAATTTGCAGTAAAATATGATGATGGAAAGAACCCGCAAGGATTTCTTCAATCCGATGCTGTAATACTCGGTGTTTCCCGTACTTCCAAGACTCCTTTGAGTATGTATTTAGCCAATAAAGGTTATAAAGTATCAAATTTACCACTTATACCTGAAGTCCCCTTACCTACCATATTAGAGAAGCTAGAGGGGCAGAAGATAATCGGCTTGATTTGTAATCCAGAAAAACTATCCAGAATCAGAAGTAATCGCTTAGATTCTTTAGGATTGAGTCACTCATCTAGTTATACAAATTTAGAAAGAATTTATGAAGAGCTAGAGTATTCAAAACAAGTATTTAAAAAGCATAATGCCTATGTTATTGATGTAACAGATAAATCAATTGAGGAAACAGCTTATCTAGTAGAAAAACATCTAAAAGAAGTAAGTATCCACCGGTAG
- the glcT gene encoding glucose PTS transporter transcription antiterminator GlcT: protein MPNLLIKKALNNNVLIGDHPTYGEVVLIGKGIGFNQKSGDYIDISVVEKLFVLKDEKEQSNYLKLLPQVDNDLLDVIVSSIELIKNKTNAKLNEHIHIALTDHIMFASSRVSNGLVLNNPFLIETKALYPFEYSIAEEVVKLIGEQSGLQLPVGEIGFIALHIHSAMMNKNLSEVNRHSQLVTHLVNLIEDQLETKIDKDSIDYMRLVRHLRFAIERVNTGEKVEEPEKITLLLKNEYPLCYNLAWKLIKVMQQVLKRPVFDAEAVYLTMHLQRLQKKIK, encoded by the coding sequence ATGCCTAATTTACTAATAAAGAAAGCGCTGAATAATAATGTGCTCATTGGAGACCATCCAACCTATGGAGAAGTAGTGCTTATAGGAAAAGGTATAGGCTTTAATCAGAAAAGCGGGGATTATATTGATATTAGTGTTGTGGAAAAGTTATTTGTCTTAAAGGATGAAAAGGAGCAGAGCAATTATTTAAAGCTTCTTCCTCAAGTGGATAATGATTTATTAGATGTAATAGTATCATCTATTGAATTGATTAAAAACAAGACAAATGCAAAGTTGAACGAGCATATTCATATAGCGTTAACAGATCACATTATGTTCGCTTCCTCCAGAGTTTCGAACGGACTAGTATTAAATAATCCATTTTTGATTGAAACAAAGGCGTTGTACCCGTTTGAGTATTCAATAGCTGAAGAGGTTGTAAAATTAATCGGAGAACAATCAGGACTTCAATTACCAGTGGGTGAAATCGGTTTCATCGCTTTGCATATTCATAGTGCCATGATGAACAAAAATTTATCAGAAGTTAATCGGCATTCACAGTTAGTCACACATCTAGTGAATTTAATAGAAGATCAACTAGAAACGAAAATTGATAAAGATAGCATCGATTATATGCGCCTTGTTAGACATTTGCGTTTTGCGATTGAACGGGTCAATACAGGAGAAAAAGTAGAAGAACCAGAAAAAATAACATTGCTATTGAAGAATGAGTATCCCCTATGCTATAATCTTGCGTGGAAGCTCATAAAAGTAATGCAACAAGTACTTAAAAGGCCAGTCTTTGACGCAGAAGCGGTATATCTGACAATGCATTTACAAAGACTTCAGAAAAAAATTAAATAG
- the guaA gene encoding glutamine-hydrolyzing GMP synthase, whose protein sequence is MGKAHIEGQEMIVVLDFGSQYNQLITRRIREFGVYSELHPHTITAEEIKELNPSGIIFSGGPNSVYDENAFGVDEKIFDLELPIFGICYGMQLMTQHFAGKVEKAKHREYGKAAINIENNSKLFTDLPTEQIVWMSHGDLVVEAPAGFTIDATSASCPIASMSNEEKGLYAVQFHPEVRHSVYGNELLKNFVFGVCGCKGDWSMENFIEIEMEKIRQTVGDKKVLCALSGGVDSSVVAVLIHKAIGDQLTCIFVDHGLLRKGEAEGVMKTFTEGFNMNVIKVDAKERFMSKLEGVSDPEKKRKIIGNEFIYVFDDEAAKLEGIDFLAQGTLYTDIIESGTATAQTIKSHHNVGGLPEDMQFQLIEPLNTLFKDEVRALGSELGIADDIVWRQPFPGPGLGIRVLGAITEEKLEIVRESDAILREEIKKAGLERDVWQYFTVLPDIRSVGVMGDARTYDYTIGIRAVTSIDGMTSDWARLPWDVLEVISTRIVNEVAHINRVVYDITSKPPATIEWE, encoded by the coding sequence ATGGGGAAAGCGCATATAGAAGGTCAGGAAATGATCGTTGTCCTAGATTTTGGTAGTCAATATAATCAATTGATTACAAGAAGAATTAGAGAATTTGGAGTATATAGTGAGTTGCATCCACATACCATTACAGCTGAAGAGATTAAGGAATTAAACCCTTCTGGAATCATTTTTTCAGGCGGACCTAATAGTGTATATGATGAAAATGCATTTGGCGTAGATGAAAAAATATTCGATTTAGAACTTCCTATTTTTGGCATTTGTTATGGAATGCAATTGATGACCCAACATTTTGCCGGAAAAGTGGAAAAAGCAAAGCATCGTGAATATGGAAAAGCAGCAATTAATATCGAAAACAACTCTAAATTATTCACTGACCTTCCAACAGAACAAATTGTTTGGATGAGCCATGGTGATTTAGTGGTCGAAGCTCCTGCTGGATTTACAATTGATGCAACAAGCGCTTCTTGTCCGATTGCTTCGATGAGTAATGAAGAAAAAGGATTATATGCTGTTCAATTCCACCCAGAAGTACGTCACTCTGTATATGGAAATGAATTATTGAAAAACTTTGTATTCGGTGTTTGTGGCTGCAAAGGTGACTGGTCAATGGAGAACTTCATTGAAATTGAAATGGAAAAAATTCGCCAGACAGTCGGCGACAAGAAAGTTCTTTGCGCCTTAAGTGGTGGAGTAGATTCTTCTGTTGTTGCTGTGTTGATTCATAAAGCTATTGGCGATCAATTAACCTGTATATTTGTAGACCATGGACTTCTTCGCAAAGGCGAAGCGGAAGGGGTAATGAAAACTTTCACAGAAGGCTTTAACATGAATGTCATTAAAGTAGATGCGAAAGAACGTTTTATGTCTAAGTTAGAAGGTGTAAGTGACCCTGAGAAAAAACGAAAAATTATCGGAAATGAATTCATCTATGTGTTTGATGATGAAGCAGCAAAATTAGAAGGAATTGATTTCTTAGCACAAGGTACTCTTTACACAGATATTATTGAAAGTGGTACAGCTACTGCACAAACCATTAAGTCCCATCATAATGTAGGCGGACTTCCTGAAGACATGCAATTCCAATTAATTGAACCTTTAAATACGCTATTTAAAGATGAAGTACGTGCTTTAGGTTCTGAATTAGGAATAGCTGATGATATTGTGTGGAGACAGCCATTCCCGGGCCCAGGTTTAGGGATTCGTGTATTAGGAGCTATTACAGAAGAAAAACTAGAAATCGTCCGTGAATCAGATGCCATTTTACGCGAAGAAATTAAAAAAGCTGGCTTAGAACGCGATGTATGGCAATACTTTACTGTCCTTCCTGATATCCGCAGTGTTGGAGTTATGGGAGATGCACGTACGTATGATTATACAATCGGTATTCGAGCAGTTACTTCTATCGATGGAATGACATCTGACTGGGCAAGACTGCCATGGGATGTACTAGAAGTGATTTCGACAAGAATCGTTAATGAAGTAGCCCATATTAACCGCGTCGTGTATGACATTACTAGTAAGCCGCCTGCGACGATTGAGTGGGAATAA
- a CDS encoding NCS2 family permease, with protein MKKFFKFEELGTNYRKEFLGGFTTFLAMAYILAVNPFTLSLGDVADLPDALRMDYGAVFVATALAAAVGSLIMGIFANYPISLAPGLGLNAYFAYTVVLTQGHPWEYALAAVFISSVFFLLLTISGLREKLINAIPVELKLAVGAGIGLFITFIGLQNSKIIVDNSATLVHIGDLTNPSTLLAIFGIFITIILMVRGIHGGVFYGMIITAVVGMIFGVINTPSAVVSAVPSIKPTFGALFSALGDPGFYTQSMLVVVLTFLFVDFFDNAGTLVAVANQAGLMKENKLPRAGKALFADSIASMVGSIFGTSTTTSFIESSAGVAAGARTGFAAVVTAGFFLLSLFFFPLLEVVTSAVTTPALVVVGILMVSSLGKIDWTKFEVAVPAFLTIVAMPLTYSIATGIAVGFIFYPIVMIVKGRIKEINPIMYVFFVIFALYFIFLQ; from the coding sequence ATGAAGAAGTTTTTCAAATTTGAAGAACTAGGCACAAATTACCGCAAAGAGTTTTTAGGTGGTTTCACTACATTCCTTGCGATGGCTTATATTTTAGCGGTAAATCCATTTACATTATCATTAGGGGATGTAGCTGATCTTCCTGATGCGCTGCGTATGGACTATGGAGCAGTGTTTGTTGCAACAGCTCTTGCTGCTGCTGTGGGTTCTCTTATTATGGGTATTTTCGCTAATTATCCTATTTCTTTAGCACCAGGATTAGGGTTAAATGCATATTTTGCTTATACCGTTGTTTTAACACAGGGACATCCATGGGAATATGCGTTAGCAGCAGTATTTATTTCAAGTGTATTTTTCTTATTGTTAACAATCTCTGGGCTTCGTGAGAAATTAATTAATGCTATTCCAGTAGAATTAAAGCTTGCGGTTGGCGCAGGTATAGGGCTATTTATAACGTTTATCGGATTGCAAAATTCTAAAATTATTGTTGATAACTCAGCGACACTTGTCCATATTGGTGATTTAACCAATCCAAGTACATTGCTAGCGATATTTGGTATTTTCATTACTATTATTCTTATGGTTAGAGGGATTCATGGCGGTGTATTCTATGGAATGATCATTACAGCAGTAGTCGGCATGATTTTCGGTGTAATTAATACTCCTTCTGCTGTGGTATCTGCTGTGCCAAGCATTAAACCAACATTTGGAGCGCTATTCTCTGCGCTTGGTGATCCAGGATTTTATACACAGAGCATGTTAGTGGTCGTTTTAACATTTTTATTTGTAGACTTCTTTGATAATGCGGGCACATTAGTTGCGGTTGCTAATCAAGCAGGACTTATGAAAGAGAATAAATTACCAAGAGCAGGAAAAGCGTTATTCGCAGATTCCATTGCTTCTATGGTAGGTTCTATATTCGGTACTTCTACCACAACTTCCTTTATAGAGTCTTCAGCAGGTGTAGCGGCTGGTGCTCGTACTGGGTTTGCGGCAGTAGTGACAGCTGGATTCTTCTTGCTATCCTTGTTCTTCTTCCCGCTATTGGAAGTAGTCACATCAGCAGTTACAACACCAGCTTTAGTAGTAGTAGGTATTTTGATGGTTTCGTCCCTAGGTAAAATTGATTGGACAAAGTTTGAAGTGGCTGTGCCGGCCTTCCTTACTATTGTTGCGATGCCTTTAACATACAGTATTGCAACAGGTATAGCGGTAGGATTTATTTTCTATCCAATCGTAATGATTGTTAAAGGTCGTATCAAAGAAATTAATCCAATTATGTACGTATTCTTTGTTATCTTTGCATTGTACTTTATCTTCTTGCAATAG
- the ppdK gene encoding pyruvate, phosphate dikinase has product MEKLIYFFEEGSSEDKGLLGGKGANLAEMTRLGLPVPAGFTITTESCMKYLGEPSFFESWLKEDILEAVIKLETETKKSFTGEENILLVSVRSGAAFSMPGMMDTILNLGLNDLRVQSLAQLTSIDFAFDCYRRLLQMFGDVVYGIHKDKFNIRLRKMEKQLSKTVAEFQEKDHLQLIESFKELYMENNRVFPQNPIDQLFEATKAVFKSWNNHRAKVYRELHEIPHHLGTAVNIQSMVFGNSGNESGTGVVFTRNPSTGENKLFGEFLLNAQGEDVVAGIRTPESIESLQQILPKAYADFKRYANILEQHYKDMQDIEFTIEKGELFILQTRNGKRTAKATLQIAVDLVKEGLITKSEALLRISPGTIDQLIHPIFDPQAIQNVELLAEGLPASPGAATGAIVFTSEKAKECHALGQKVILVRQETSPEDIEGMVVSEAIVTSRGGMTSHAAVVARGMGTCCITGCEGLTVNEELKTITCGERILTEGDLLSVDGTAGKLYLGEVPTVTAENDQNLQLLLSWADAYADLQVRANAETVHDLKTAIEFGATGIGLARTEHMFFGEERVLEMRRLILAENKEEIRDALDKLQAFQQEDFYQMFQVVEDKRMVIRLLDPPMHEFLPRDLIEMKQLAAKLNKHPSIVEKQIKRLQETNPMLGHRGCRLGITEPQIYQMQVRAIFHSAIQLTKEGYTVFPEIMIPLVAEKEELAYVRAFLIETIENIFVNHQMEPFPYEIGTMIELPRACIIADQLAQEADFFSFGTNDLTQMTYGFSRDDIGKFINSYKEKNVMTNDPFQTLDQNGVGELIKLAVMKARQTKENLMIGICGEVGGDPKSIAFFRNIGIDYVSCSPYRIPAARLAIAHASINK; this is encoded by the coding sequence ATGGAAAAGTTGATTTATTTTTTCGAGGAAGGAAGTAGTGAAGATAAAGGATTATTAGGCGGCAAAGGGGCAAATTTAGCTGAAATGACTCGTTTAGGGTTACCGGTGCCAGCAGGATTTACGATCACAACGGAAAGCTGCATGAAGTATCTGGGAGAACCTTCTTTTTTTGAAAGCTGGTTAAAAGAGGATATTTTGGAAGCGGTTATAAAATTGGAGACAGAGACGAAAAAATCCTTTACAGGCGAGGAAAATATTTTATTAGTTTCTGTAAGAAGTGGTGCAGCATTTTCTATGCCAGGTATGATGGATACGATTCTTAACTTAGGATTAAATGATCTACGAGTTCAATCTTTAGCTCAATTAACTAGTATAGATTTTGCATTTGATTGTTATCGAAGATTATTGCAAATGTTTGGTGATGTAGTTTATGGCATACATAAGGATAAATTTAATATACGACTCCGAAAAATGGAAAAACAACTTAGTAAAACAGTTGCAGAATTTCAAGAAAAGGACCATTTGCAATTAATCGAGTCTTTTAAAGAGCTATATATGGAAAACAATAGGGTTTTTCCACAAAATCCAATAGATCAATTATTTGAAGCTACTAAAGCTGTTTTTAAATCATGGAATAATCATCGAGCAAAGGTTTATCGTGAATTACATGAAATTCCTCATCATTTAGGAACAGCAGTAAATATTCAATCAATGGTTTTTGGGAATAGCGGAAATGAAAGCGGTACAGGTGTTGTGTTTACAAGGAATCCTTCCACTGGCGAAAATAAATTGTTTGGTGAATTTCTGCTAAATGCTCAAGGGGAAGATGTGGTAGCGGGTATCCGTACACCAGAATCTATCGAATCATTACAACAAATCCTTCCGAAAGCATATGCAGATTTTAAAAGATATGCCAATATACTGGAACAGCATTATAAAGATATGCAAGATATTGAATTCACGATTGAAAAAGGGGAATTATTTATTCTGCAGACAAGAAACGGAAAGAGGACGGCTAAAGCGACACTGCAAATTGCAGTAGATTTAGTTAAGGAAGGATTAATTACAAAGAGTGAAGCTTTATTACGTATTTCACCTGGAACGATTGATCAATTGATCCATCCTATATTTGATCCACAGGCTATTCAAAACGTCGAATTACTGGCAGAGGGTTTACCGGCCAGTCCTGGCGCAGCTACTGGTGCCATTGTTTTTACTTCGGAAAAAGCAAAAGAATGTCATGCTCTTGGCCAGAAAGTAATTCTTGTGCGACAAGAAACTTCACCCGAAGATATTGAGGGAATGGTTGTCAGCGAGGCTATCGTTACAAGTCGAGGAGGAATGACTTCGCATGCAGCAGTTGTTGCCCGAGGAATGGGAACTTGCTGTATAACAGGATGTGAAGGATTAACTGTCAATGAAGAATTGAAAACAATTACATGTGGAGAAAGGATTTTGACTGAAGGCGACCTTCTCTCTGTAGATGGTACTGCTGGTAAATTGTACTTGGGCGAAGTCCCTACTGTTACAGCGGAAAACGACCAGAATTTACAGCTTCTTCTTTCTTGGGCTGATGCATATGCTGATTTACAAGTACGTGCGAATGCTGAGACAGTTCACGATTTAAAAACGGCTATTGAGTTTGGAGCAACTGGTATAGGATTAGCGAGAACGGAGCATATGTTTTTTGGTGAAGAACGAGTGCTGGAAATGCGCCGTTTGATATTAGCGGAGAATAAAGAAGAAATCAGAGATGCATTAGACAAATTGCAGGCCTTCCAACAAGAAGATTTTTACCAGATGTTTCAAGTTGTTGAAGATAAACGAATGGTCATTCGCTTATTAGATCCGCCTATGCATGAATTTCTGCCTCGTGACCTAATTGAGATGAAACAGTTAGCGGCAAAGTTAAATAAACATCCATCGATTGTTGAAAAACAAATTAAGAGGCTGCAAGAAACGAACCCAATGTTAGGCCATCGTGGCTGTCGTCTAGGAATAACTGAACCACAAATTTATCAGATGCAAGTAAGGGCTATCTTCCATAGCGCAATCCAGTTAACAAAAGAAGGCTATACTGTCTTTCCTGAAATTATGATTCCGCTTGTGGCAGAAAAAGAAGAACTGGCCTATGTGAGGGCATTTTTAATAGAAACAATTGAAAATATCTTTGTTAATCATCAAATGGAGCCTTTTCCGTATGAAATCGGAACAATGATTGAATTACCACGTGCCTGTATAATAGCCGATCAACTTGCTCAAGAAGCCGATTTTTTTAGTTTCGGTACAAATGATCTTACACAAATGACATATGGCTTTTCTAGAGATGATATTGGGAAATTTATTAATTCATATAAAGAGAAAAATGTTATGACGAATGATCCTTTTCAAACTCTCGATCAAAATGGAGTAGGGGAATTAATTAAATTAGCAGTAATGAAAGCACGACAGACTAAAGAAAACTTGATGATTGGTATTTGTGGAGAGGTTGGCGGAGATCCTAAATCGATAGCTTTCTTCCGGAATATTGGTATCGACTATGTTTCTTGTTCGCCATATCGTATTCCTGCTGCTCGCTTAGCCATTGCCCACGCAAGTATAAATAAATAA
- a CDS encoding sulfite exporter TauE/SafE family protein yields MELSFLMFALIGVIIGILSSMFGFGGGFVVVPILFAFLPDSIPSEYLMHTAIGTSLAVMIINSFNSTYNHAKKGNVTWSVFKLLVGYIAIGSLIGGMLAVYIDSDFLRFAFIGLLIYVLVSNIFKKSFTREIDEQSFHMPKQSSASFIGIGIGFLSTLLGIGGSTMTIPYLRNRGMRMIHSVALATPLGLPIAIVGALTYLITGIQIDTMPSSTLGFIYLPALIGFTIGGFVGVPIGRSWAQKLSDKLFSKIYLILLFIVVIMMIIS; encoded by the coding sequence GTGGAATTATCATTTTTAATGTTTGCATTAATTGGTGTTATTATTGGAATTCTATCAAGTATGTTTGGCTTTGGGGGTGGATTCGTAGTAGTTCCTATCCTATTTGCATTTTTACCAGATTCTATTCCAAGCGAATATTTAATGCATACAGCTATTGGTACATCATTAGCAGTTATGATTATAAATTCATTCAATTCAACATATAATCATGCGAAAAAAGGCAATGTGACATGGTCAGTCTTCAAACTATTAGTAGGGTATATTGCAATAGGTTCTTTAATAGGTGGTATGCTTGCAGTCTATATTGATAGCGATTTCCTTAGGTTTGCGTTCATTGGTCTCTTAATTTACGTTTTGGTTTCAAACATTTTCAAAAAATCATTCACCAGAGAGATTGATGAACAATCATTTCATATGCCTAAGCAAAGTTCAGCATCTTTTATTGGAATAGGCATTGGATTTCTTTCAACCTTGTTAGGTATTGGCGGAAGTACCATGACAATTCCTTACCTTAGAAATAGAGGTATGCGTATGATACACTCTGTAGCTCTGGCTACCCCATTAGGTCTGCCAATTGCTATCGTTGGAGCCCTTACTTATTTAATTACAGGAATACAGATAGATACAATGCCTTCATCCACTCTAGGGTTTATATACTTACCTGCGCTAATCGGGTTTACAATCGGTGGTTTTGTTGGCGTACCTATTGGAAGATCTTGGGCTCAAAAGTTATCTGACAAACTTTTTTCCAAAATATACTTAATTCTTCTGTTTATTGTGGTCATTATGATGATTATAAGCTAA